The Pleurodeles waltl isolate 20211129_DDA chromosome 7, aPleWal1.hap1.20221129, whole genome shotgun sequence genome includes a region encoding these proteins:
- the LOC138247048 gene encoding uncharacterized protein yields MGNRNIQLARSRWQYTLLKSREHTTDTAKKRKDHKGPSKKTHKTQFEGREKNAGCSARVGDLNPQATDDTQSPTKCHKTNRDTWKATANHQMQRQKAGDPVVTRPKLQEGLQRKERKEPKHSPERKEERKRKKERERKKERKKERKKERKKERKKERKKERK; encoded by the coding sequence ATGGGGAATAGGAACATTCAACTAGCCAGAAGCCGGTGGCAGTACACGCTACTGAAAAGCAGGGAACATACAACTGACACCGCAAAGAAGAGAAAGGACCACAAAGGCCCCAGTAAGAAAACCCACAAGACGCAGTTTGAGGGGAGAGAGAAAAATGCAGGCTGCAGCGCAAGGGTTGGGGACCTGAACCCCCAGGCCACAGATGACACCCAAAGCCCAACCAAGTGCCACAAAACCAACCGAGACACCTGGaaagcaacagccaaccaccaaaTGCAAAGGCAGAAAGCAGGCGACCCAGTAGTCACAAGACCGAAGCTGCAGGAAGGACtgcagagaaaggaaaggaaggaaCCCAAGCATAGTcccgaaagaaaggaagaaagaaagagaaagaaagaaagagagagaaagaaagaaagaaagaaagaaagaaagaaagaaagaaagaaagaaagaaagaaagaaagaaagaaagaaagaaagtaa